The Lactuca sativa cultivar Salinas chromosome 2, Lsat_Salinas_v11, whole genome shotgun sequence genome includes a window with the following:
- the LOC111885441 gene encoding NAC domain-containing protein 54 encodes MCDQIVSFFALKNIKMAPAGLPPGFRFHPTDEELVNYYLKRKIHGQEIELDIIPEVDLYKCEPWELAEKSFLPSRDPEWYFFGPRDRKYPNGFRTNRATRAGYWKSTGKDRRVTSQGQNRAIGMKKTLVYYRGRAPQGIRTDWVMHEYRLDDKDCQDTLGIQDSYALCRVFKKNGVCVELEDNGHTSMSMSQYSPTITNDYEMMSPDVPIASSSCLDEDDKDDSWMQFITDDPWCSPNSPHATLTN; translated from the exons ATGTGTGATCAGATCGTTAGTTTTTTTGccctgaaaaatataaaaatggcgCCAGCGGGATTGCCTCCAGGTTTTAGGTTCCATCCAACAGATGAAGAGCTTGTGAATTACTATCTTAAAAGGAAGATACATGGCCAAGAGATTGAACTTGACATCATTCCTGAAGTTGATCTCTATAAATGTGAACCATGGGAGTTAGCAG AAAAATCATTTTTACCAAGTCGAGATCCCGAATGGTATTTTTTCGGACCACGAGACAGAAAATATCCAAACGGATTCAGAACTAACAGAGCAACAAGGGCTGGATACTGGAAATCAACTGGTAAAGATCGAAGAGTTACAAGTCAAGGTCAGAATCGTGCCATTGGAATGAAAAAAACATTGGTGTATTATCGTGGACGTGCTCCTCAAGGAATTAGAACAGATTGGGTAATGCATGAATATCGACTCGACGATAAAGATTGTCAAGACACATTGGGTATTCAG GACTCTTATGCCTTGTGTCGTGTTTTCAAGAAAAATGGAGTGTGTGTTGAACTGGAAGATAATGGACATACGAGCATGTCAATGTCACAATATTCTCCAACGATTACCAATGATTATGAAATGATGTCGCCGGATGTTCCCATTGCGTCATCGTCGTGTTtggatgaagatgataaagacgATTCTTGGATGCAGTTCATTACAGACGATCCGTGGTGTTCTCCAAATAGTCCACATGCGACATTAACAAACTAA